CAAAAGAGTGCCGTGGCATAACAAAATTCCAGAAGGGAGTACTCCATAACTCAACCTACACCGATAGAGTCAATTCCACTAGACTCTTCTACGAGCAATTCTGGCCCTTGCTGAGGAATGTCTCGGACTATGATAACAAATCTAACCTCTCCTATGAAAACGCCTACGATGTCTTTGACCTCATCAACGTCGGACTTATCCACAACGCCTCAATGCTCGATGCTGTTAACGCGACTGATCTGTTGCAACTGCGCACGCTGGCAGATTCTCGTGAATTTGATAAAGCTTTCAACGCAGACACAGACAACCGCAAGGGCGCCGTCAGTGCACGTACCCTCTCAGCTGCTATAACCACCCGACTTAACGAGACAATAACCTCAAACGGAACAACCAAATTCTCCCTCTTATCCGGTGGATACGAGCCAATGCTGGCCTTCTTCCGGCTCCATGATCTCACAGCTGCTTCGCCCGATTTCTACGGTCTGCCGGAGTATGCATCGACGATGGCCTTTGAATTATTTACCAACGAAGACGTCACAACATTCCCAGATACCGACGACGATCTAGAAGTCCGCTTTTTATTCCGGAACGGGTCAAGCACAGATAGTAATCTCACAGCTTTCCCGCTTTTCGGGGGGAGCGATATATCACTCCCCTGGACTAAATTCGTACACGACATGGCCCGAGTCTCAATTGATACACCAGAGGAGTGGTGCGAGATTTGCAACCCCAGTCCGGAACAGAAACCATTCTGCTCCTCATTCCGAGACTCATACTACCCAAGCCAAGAAGCGTATCATCATGGACACAAGGGGATCTCGAATGCAGTATCCGGTATTATTGGAGCTGTGGTCATGCTGGGTACTATAACCGCTGCTGCGGGGGgtgccttcttctttttgagGAGGCGGTGGGCGAGGACTGGGCCTGTGGGTAGTTTGTTGGGTGCTGGGGTGCCCAGGAAGGGGAGTGTTCGGAGTTTAACGTTGAGTATTGGGAGTGAGAGGGTGAGGGTTTGATTTGCGGTGTTGCACGGCTTATATACCTTTGATGTGTTTGTTATGACTGAAAGTTTCATGTTTAATGCACGCTATATCCCCTGAAGGTTTCAATGATGTCAACAAAATATCTACTATTCTgctagtatatatatatatataaatgaCCTGTATTGTTTGCCATAAACCATATCAATAcactaatactatatacGTAACCCTTAAACATAAAACAACCTAAGCAAGTTCACACTCAATCAGACTCTCCACCCCCCTTCGTCGCGTCCAGATCTTGACGATCTTCAATCCCACCGACGCAGTAAGCTCGCGCCACTGCTTCTCCGTGCGCTCCTGCGATGCAAAGTCCGCCATCATGATGATGTCCAGACTCGTCGTCTCCCAGTACGCGTTCGTGCTCGGGATCACGTTCTCGTTGATTAGAATTTTGCTGTAGCCGGGCTTCATTGCCTGCgcgaggttggagaggatgCGCCGGCAGTCGGCGTCGGCCCAGTCGTGGAGGACGGAGTGCATGTAGTATGCTCGGGCGCCTAAACCGGTCAGTGTATTGCACATTGTATAAGaaaaggagaggaaggtggaTGGGTACCTTTGACGGGCTGCTCATTGAAGAAGTCATGCACAACCGGTTCAATGAACGACGCAGTCGCCTGGTTCTGTGCCTTGGCCTGGTCAATCACCTCGGACAGAtcctccagaaccaaccGGCCAGGAATGTTGGGCCATTTGCGTCGGAACTCAGTAAGATCATGGccgacaccaccaccgacgtCCACCAGGAGGACATCATCCGCACTGACATTCAGTCCCTCCGTCAGAGACGGTACGGGGAAGAATCCCTCGTCCATCCAACTGGGACGGCCCTGGTGATACGCCGTCATGTGGTTATTGAACTGCTCCGCGTGGATAGGGTTTTGCTTTAGGTATTCGAAgaagtgggaggaggtgcGGTATCCGTCTTGGAAGGCAGATTTGACGCCGTTGCTGGGGTTGACGTAGTTGGTTTTCTTGAGGTGGGCGGGGAGGGCTATAATGCCGTCTGTGATGCAGCCAGTCCTGAGTCTGTTAGCCTATTTCAAGCGGTTAGGTGGCGAGAGATACGACATACATGCATGGATAGGCATCGCTATACCGCTTGATAGCCAGAGAGGTAGAGAAGCCATTGCGGCGGTAGGTGTCTTCGCCGACTTCGGCAATTACGCCCATTGTACCGAGATGTTTGAGAAGACGGGCTATGCTTCATTAGCAAGGACAACGAATTGAACGGTGAGACATACAGAGAACGAGAGGTTCGGCGTTGGTAGCCTTTGCGAGCTCTTCCGCTGTCTTGGGAGTGTCGTCCTGGGCCAGAATCGGGAACACGCCGAGGTCGACACATGTTTCGATCGCAGCGTATAGTGTGCTCTGCATACGTTAGTCCAGTCACGACGAGTCCGGTCACTACGAGAAAGGGAATGAAGTACCTGGGACCAGCAGTATCTGATCATGGCCTCACGGGGAGTCTCCAGCGCATACACGAGATGCCGCGCCGCATCGAGGTACTCAGCGCGGAGGTCCTCATCGGTGTTTGAAGCGTACTCGGCACCGAGTGAGCCGACCTTCTTGAGAAGGTCTGGGATGTCTTCTGCAGAATTGGGTCGAATGGCAACCCCGTTGTCGAAGTCGTTCGGGGTCTCTGCGCCGTTCTCCACAGGGGAGCTGCTTGCAGTGGTAACTTCGTCTGTTTGAACAGTAGTCTCCGTCTTGATGGTGACGGTGACATCTTCGCCATGGGTATTCTCAATATCCTGCGTCATTTTGAGAGACGGGGGTTGCTACACAGATAGGATAGGGGATTatgggggaggggaggaggagttgaagaaaGTACAAGACCCCGGTCGACCCCAGCAGACTTGATATAACAATCGTCCCTCGGGCCCCTGAATGTgattgggaaggagagaagagtCCGAATATGTGGAGAGATAGTCCCGGACGGCAGGTACACTCACATTGCCATCGGTACAATGCTGCATGAACAACGGGTGGAGAGGGGCGTAAGCCACACTGGATTCACCGTTTCACACCCATGTCTAGAAGAGTCGAACAAGTTTCCGGGCCTGGTGGCGGCGGCCAAAGAGCGCTAAAGCAATGTACCGCAGCCGTTGTGCAGGGATCATCAGCAGGAGGCCCAAAAGGGTTCTCTTGGAATGGCGAGATGGGGCCATACTGGTCTTAGACTGGCCTTTTATACCGGATTAAGCGGCACGGTAGACTTTATCAAAGGAAGCATACCCTACATTGAGTTTGTGCTTCAGACAGGACCTCTGTCCAGGATATGATATCCGAAGGATTCCATCCCATTGGGGTCTGGCTTCAACAAGATCAGCGAAGGAATTAGGCTGAAACTGGTAGGAACAAAGAACTCGCGCGGAGAGTCGGACTGGGAATCTTGTTTCCTGAAGGATTCGAGTCCTTAATGTACCGGCGCTCTGGGTGGGCCGTGTGAGCGTTGCCACGACTTGAACTATCTTTGTGCCCAGACACTACTTTCACATGACGGTCGAGCCAGTTCAGGAGAAGAGTGCTACCATCCTACCTAGTATTCGTTGCAGTGGGCACTGTGGGAGACAAACGTACGGTGGGTGCTTCCAAGTTTAGCTGCAGCTGTCATCCAAGCAGTCGGAGAAGTCGGAGCTTCCAGCCGCACCGAGGAAGCGATGCAACCGAAGAATACTGAGCAATCAGAAAAGTCAAAGGAGAGCTAAAGCAGATCGAGGCATGCACAAGCACCATTGACAGGTCATTGACAGGTCGGAGGCACAGGCACGGGCCACAGCTGCCAATCACGAAGACACGTCGAGGCAGCTTCAGGGCAGCTCATTAGACGGCCCCACTAACCGTTGGCTCCCCGGTCGTCCTTTGGCATCTCCAGTGTCCGCTGGACGCGACCGTTATTGCCATGACCCACTGGGGGGCCTCCTACTGGGCTGTCACTGCCGGACTGAGCAATTGGGCCCACCCCCAGCCTGCGGGATCAGGCGCTCGCCTGTGCTGATCAGTCTGTCTGGCCCGTGTACATGGCAGTGGCAGTTAATCTATCATATTCTCTGC
Above is a window of Aspergillus puulaauensis MK2 DNA, chromosome 2, nearly complete sequence DNA encoding:
- a CDS encoding uncharacterized protein (COG:S;~EggNog:ENOG410Q2ND;~InterPro:IPR001077,IPR036388,IPR016461,IPR029063, IPR036390;~PFAM:PF00891;~go_function: GO:0008168 - methyltransferase activity [Evidence IEA];~go_function: GO:0008171 - O-methyltransferase activity [Evidence IEA]), with the translated sequence MTQDIENTHGEDVTVTIKTETTVQTDEVTTASSSPVENGAETPNDFDNGVAIRPNSAEDIPDLLKKVGSLGAEYASNTDEDLRAEYLDAARHLVYALETPREAMIRYCWSQSTLYAAIETCVDLGVFPILAQDDTPKTAEELAKATNAEPLVLSRLLKHLGTMGVIAEVGEDTYRRNGFSTSLAIKRYSDAYPCMTGCITDGIIALPAHLKKTNYVNPSNGVKSAFQDGYRTSSHFFEYLKQNPIHAEQFNNHMTAYHQGRPSWMDEGFFPVPSLTEGLNVSADDVLLVDVGGGVGHDLTEFRRKWPNIPGRLVLEDLSEVIDQAKAQNQATASFIEPVVHDFFNEQPVKGARAYYMHSVLHDWADADCRRILSNLAQAMKPGYSKILINENVIPSTNAYWETTSLDIIMMADFASQERTEKQWRELTASVGLKIVKIWTRRRGVESLIECELA
- a CDS encoding uncharacterized protein (COG:S;~EggNog:ENOG410PQC0;~InterPro:IPR029033;~SECRETED:SignalP(1-19);~TransMembrane:1 (n3-14c19/20o432-453i)); translated protein: MPLTLAISLLVGLISSTTAETILGVTVFTRNGDRTPKHYPDPALTNLGFQQNLQVGSDFRDLYIDPSSPKQILGFSKDKYLSSQVHASAPAERVHLNAATAFLQGLYPPLDEKTTSETLNNGSTIPAPLNGHQIPVIHAEASDSPSSIWINGAKECRGITKFQKGVLHNSTYTDRVNSTRLFYEQFWPLLRNVSDYDNKSNLSYENAYDVFDLINVGLIHNASMLDAVNATDLLQLRTLADSREFDKAFNADTDNRKGAVSARTLSAAITTRLNETITSNGTTKFSLLSGGYEPMLAFFRLHDLTAASPDFYGLPEYASTMAFELFTNEDVTTFPDTDDDLEVRFLFRNGSSTDSNLTAFPLFGGSDISLPWTKFVHDMARVSIDTPEEWCEICNPSPEQKPFCSSFRDSYYPSQEAYHHGHKGISNAVSGIIGAVVMLGTITAAAGGAFFFLRRRWARTGPVGSLLGAGVPRKGSVRSLTLSIGSERVRV